A region of Natribaculum luteum DNA encodes the following proteins:
- the mct gene encoding succinyl-CoA:mesaconate CoA-transferase, protein MGALSNLRVLDLTQVLAGPYCTMLLADMGADVVKIERPGGDFIRPNPPFVDDPDEEAYGGYFQSVNRGKRSIELDLGDDDDREAFLSLVEKADVVIENYRAGTMEKFDLGYETLREHNPQLIYSSIRGFGDPRTGETHRQGQPSYDLIAQALGGVMEITGQEDGPPTKVGPGIGDLFTATLNCIGILAAVNHREQTGEGQYVDTALYDSMVSMTERAIYQQSYTGEPPTRQGNSHPTLFPFDAFEAADGHVVIAGFGTNHWTALCEEIGRPDLAEEYPDRESRLENREYLREEISSWTTERTAETICETLEGRVPVAPVQNTEDIFADSHVHDRDMIVPVEQPGAGREVEIAGNPIKMTETPPRVRGRAPLLGEHQEEILGDETADAETAADD, encoded by the coding sequence CGCGGACATGGGCGCAGACGTCGTAAAGATCGAGCGTCCCGGCGGCGACTTCATCCGGCCGAACCCGCCGTTCGTCGACGATCCCGACGAAGAAGCCTACGGCGGCTACTTCCAGAGCGTCAATCGCGGGAAGCGAAGCATCGAGCTCGACCTGGGCGACGACGACGACCGCGAGGCGTTCCTCTCGCTGGTGGAGAAAGCGGACGTCGTCATCGAGAACTATCGCGCGGGCACGATGGAGAAGTTCGATCTCGGCTACGAAACCCTGCGCGAGCACAATCCGCAACTCATCTACTCCTCGATTCGCGGCTTCGGCGACCCGCGGACCGGCGAGACCCACCGACAGGGCCAACCGTCGTACGACCTCATCGCCCAGGCGCTCGGCGGCGTCATGGAGATCACAGGTCAGGAGGACGGCCCGCCGACGAAAGTCGGCCCCGGCATCGGCGACCTCTTCACCGCGACGCTGAACTGCATCGGCATCCTCGCGGCGGTCAACCACCGCGAACAGACCGGCGAGGGGCAGTACGTCGACACGGCGCTGTACGACTCGATGGTCAGCATGACCGAGCGCGCCATCTACCAGCAGTCGTACACGGGAGAACCGCCGACGCGCCAGGGCAACTCCCACCCGACGCTGTTTCCCTTCGACGCCTTCGAGGCCGCCGACGGCCACGTCGTGATCGCCGGATTCGGGACCAACCACTGGACGGCCCTCTGTGAGGAGATCGGCCGCCCGGACCTCGCCGAGGAGTACCCCGACCGCGAGAGCCGCCTCGAGAATCGCGAGTACCTCCGCGAGGAGATCAGCTCGTGGACCACCGAACGGACCGCCGAGACGATCTGTGAGACCCTCGAGGGACGGGTCCCGGTTGCGCCCGTCCAGAACACGGAGGACATCTTCGCGGACTCTCACGTCCACGATCGCGACATGATCGTCCCGGTCGAACAGCCGGGTGCCGGCCGCGAGGTCGAGATCGCCGGCAACCCGATCAAGATGACCGAGACGCCACCGCGCGTGCGGGGCCGTGCGCCCTTGCTCGGCGAACACCAGGAGGAGATCCTCGGCGACGAGACCGCCGACGCGGAGACAGCCGCCGACGACTGA
- a CDS encoding DUF5785 family protein — protein MDWPHDPDGEEGSEGMRKYDMAIIAKKVDEEEDFPLERDDLVAEHGDDPIRINHQTVVALRDIFEYVDQEEFETITDMHKAVGNAMREGGFWEYHPEGANPEKKPA, from the coding sequence ATGGACTGGCCACACGATCCCGACGGCGAGGAAGGAAGCGAAGGGATGCGCAAGTACGATATGGCGATCATCGCGAAGAAAGTCGACGAGGAAGAGGACTTCCCGCTCGAGCGCGACGACCTCGTCGCGGAACACGGCGACGACCCCATCCGAATCAACCACCAGACGGTCGTCGCCCTGCGCGACATCTTCGAGTACGTCGACCAAGAGGAGTTCGAGACGATCACCGACATGCACAAGGCCGTCGGGAACGCGATGCGGGAAGGCGGCTTCTGGGAGTACCACCCTGAGGGCGCGAACCCCGAGAAAAAGCCAGCGTAA
- a CDS encoding GTP cyclohydrolase III, which produces MTNTQVTLVQIDNYGPWTVTPEPRREADLQTLQSRLYADISQFVGNRDGYTFFTRFDNMIAVTNGLDVDDHALLQESIGNRYPVTLSLGVATGTSPAQALSDATSLLQEAGSAQDANRREILDGRVVDANHRTDDDVQIAHFDVNDATGEYTDELNAFDSFIEIEQGYAALMKYMRRTHDSLSFFVGGDNVIAVCPDLERDDYEDAIAHVEASVGVELKVGVGRGETARAAGMDAKHALETCRADCSRVELEW; this is translated from the coding sequence GTGACGAACACGCAGGTTACGCTCGTTCAAATCGACAACTACGGACCGTGGACGGTGACGCCGGAGCCACGGCGGGAGGCAGACCTTCAGACGCTGCAGTCGCGGCTGTACGCCGACATCTCGCAGTTCGTCGGCAACCGTGACGGCTACACCTTCTTCACGCGCTTCGACAACATGATCGCCGTCACGAACGGCCTCGACGTCGACGATCACGCCCTCCTCCAGGAATCGATCGGGAACCGATATCCCGTGACGCTCAGTCTCGGCGTCGCGACGGGAACCAGTCCCGCGCAGGCGCTTTCGGACGCCACCTCGCTCCTGCAGGAAGCCGGCAGTGCCCAGGACGCGAATCGTCGCGAGATCCTCGACGGTCGCGTCGTCGACGCGAACCACCGCACCGACGACGACGTCCAGATCGCACACTTCGACGTCAACGACGCCACCGGCGAGTACACGGACGAACTCAACGCCTTCGACAGCTTCATCGAGATCGAACAGGGCTACGCCGCGCTCATGAAGTACATGCGCCGGACCCACGACAGCCTCTCGTTTTTCGTCGGCGGCGACAACGTCATCGCCGTCTGTCCCGACCTCGAGCGAGACGACTACGAGGACGCCATCGCTCACGTCGAGGCGTCGGTCGGCGTCGAACTCAAAGTCGGCGTCGGCCGCGGGGAGACTGCACGCGCCGCCGGGATGGACGCCAAACACGCCCTCGAGACCTGTCGGGCGGACTGCTCTCGCGTGGAACTCGAGTGGTGA
- a CDS encoding CBS domain-containing protein, with protein sequence MEPELSVRDVLTKEYVAASESDTVLGAVELMRAEHVGCVLVLRGSDPVGIMTEWDVLGLVDDERDPGETLVEDVMSTPVVTIDADRSLTDAADTMSRENFRNLVVFDGDNLLGVLTQRDVIAAAGSFQATTAPSRSQEPPIGQPSNTDTDAKLRPNGSGGDEYTTQGVCEACGSLAESLWESNGQLVCADCRTV encoded by the coding sequence ATGGAACCGGAACTGTCGGTCAGGGATGTCCTGACGAAAGAGTACGTTGCCGCAAGCGAGTCGGACACCGTCCTCGGTGCCGTCGAACTCATGCGCGCAGAGCACGTCGGGTGCGTCCTGGTCCTTCGCGGGTCGGATCCCGTCGGCATCATGACCGAGTGGGACGTCCTCGGTCTCGTCGACGACGAGAGAGATCCCGGAGAAACGCTCGTCGAGGACGTCATGTCGACGCCAGTGGTGACGATCGACGCCGACCGGTCGCTCACCGACGCCGCAGACACGATGTCCAGGGAGAACTTCCGTAATCTCGTCGTCTTCGACGGCGACAACCTGCTCGGCGTCCTCACACAGCGAGACGTGATCGCCGCTGCAGGGTCGTTCCAGGCAACGACCGCCCCGTCGCGATCCCAGGAGCCACCGATCGGCCAGCCCTCGAATACCGACACCGACGCCAAGTTACGTCCCAACGGTAGCGGTGGCGACGAGTACACGACGCAAGGCGTCTGTGAGGCCTGTGGCTCGCTGGCAGAGTCACTGTGGGAGTCGAACGGACAGCTCGTCTGTGCCGACTGCCGTACCGTCTGA
- a CDS encoding phosphoglycerate kinase, producing the protein MIATLDDLDVSGTTVGVRVDVNSPIGDDGSLADDARLRAHVDTLSELLERGGRVAVLAHQGRPGGDDFSCLEPHAARLSDLLGRPVDYVDATFSSAARDAVSSLEDGECVVLENTRFYSEEYMEFEPDRAARTHLVEGLAPVLDAYVNDAFAAAHRSQPSLVGFPTVLPGYAGRVMEAELDVLGNIEETPEPRVYVLGGAKVPDSIDVAWSILEKGLADHVLTAGVVGNVFLIADGVDLGDASSDFIYDQGYWDEIDRAADLLDAYGEQIAFPRDVAVARDGERHEIGVNALPPREGEAAMDVGDSTLTYYRRILEDAGTVILNGPAGVYEDDNFEKGTRQLYRAATDVEVSIVGGGDTASALRHLGVEGFTHVSTGGGAALKMLTAEPLPAVTALENGPRRTAGD; encoded by the coding sequence ATGATCGCTACCCTCGACGACCTCGACGTTTCTGGGACGACCGTCGGGGTTCGGGTCGACGTCAACAGTCCGATCGGAGACGACGGGTCGCTCGCAGACGACGCTCGACTGCGCGCACACGTCGACACGCTCTCGGAACTGCTAGAGCGTGGCGGCCGCGTCGCCGTCCTCGCCCACCAGGGGCGGCCTGGCGGCGACGACTTCTCCTGTCTCGAACCCCACGCGGCTCGACTCTCGGATCTCCTCGGTCGTCCCGTCGACTACGTCGACGCGACGTTCTCCAGTGCCGCCAGAGACGCCGTCTCCTCGCTCGAGGACGGCGAGTGCGTCGTCCTCGAGAACACCCGCTTCTACAGCGAGGAGTACATGGAGTTCGAACCCGACCGTGCCGCTCGAACCCACCTCGTCGAGGGGCTCGCACCCGTCCTGGACGCCTACGTCAACGACGCGTTCGCCGCGGCCCACCGCTCACAGCCGTCGCTCGTCGGGTTTCCGACCGTCCTCCCCGGTTACGCCGGCCGCGTGATGGAAGCCGAACTCGACGTCCTCGGCAACATCGAGGAGACGCCCGAGCCGCGAGTCTACGTCCTCGGCGGGGCGAAAGTCCCCGACTCGATCGACGTCGCCTGGAGCATCCTCGAGAAGGGGCTCGCCGACCACGTCCTCACCGCCGGCGTCGTTGGAAACGTCTTCCTCATCGCCGACGGCGTCGACCTGGGGGACGCGAGCTCCGACTTCATCTACGATCAGGGCTACTGGGACGAGATCGACCGCGCTGCCGACTTGCTCGACGCCTACGGCGAGCAGATCGCGTTCCCGCGCGACGTCGCAGTCGCTCGAGACGGCGAGCGACACGAGATCGGCGTCAACGCCCTCCCGCCTCGAGAGGGAGAGGCAGCAATGGACGTCGGCGACTCGACGCTCACGTACTACCGGCGCATCCTCGAGGACGCCGGCACCGTCATCCTCAACGGTCCTGCCGGCGTCTACGAGGACGACAACTTCGAGAAGGGTACTCGCCAGCTGTACCGTGCGGCGACCGACGTCGAGGTGAGCATCGTCGGTGGCGGCGACACCGCGTCGGCGCTGCGTCACCTCGGCGTCGAGGGCTTCACCCACGTCAGCACCGGCGGCGGGGCCGCCCTGAAGATGCTCACCGCCGAACCGCTTCCCGCCGTTACGGCGCTCGAGAATGGCCCCCGACGAACAGCCGGTGATTGA
- a CDS encoding GNAT family N-acetyltransferase, translating to MAPDEQPVIEPATREDVETLTDYWVDLAREQRQHDSHVLPDANRETIGETLAAHQVGGGLLVARVDGDVVGFASFSLERGTFALDATRGLLSNLYVRPAYRGRGIGTALLEATEEELAQRGADVVTLEAMAKNDAARRFYRRNGYDTHRVAMERSLDDRSENDTHSKEEQ from the coding sequence ATGGCCCCCGACGAACAGCCGGTGATTGAACCGGCGACGCGAGAAGACGTCGAGACCCTCACCGACTACTGGGTCGACCTCGCCCGCGAACAGCGCCAGCACGATTCGCACGTCCTGCCGGACGCGAACCGCGAAACGATCGGTGAAACGCTCGCCGCACACCAGGTCGGTGGCGGGCTGCTGGTCGCTCGCGTCGACGGCGACGTCGTCGGGTTCGCCTCGTTCTCGCTCGAGCGGGGGACGTTTGCGCTCGATGCGACCCGTGGACTGCTCTCGAACCTGTACGTCCGTCCGGCGTATCGCGGACGGGGAATCGGGACGGCGTTGCTCGAGGCGACGGAAGAGGAACTCGCCCAGCGAGGGGCCGACGTCGTCACGCTCGAGGCGATGGCGAAAAACGACGCGGCGCGGCGCTTTTATCGCCGCAACGGGTACGATACCCATCGCGTGGCGATGGAGCGATCGCTCGACGACCGGAGCGAAAACGATACACACTCAAAGGAAGAGCAATAA
- a CDS encoding HalOD1 output domain-containing protein yields the protein MLLSVERSGESIPLSFKIINAIAEREGVEATEIEPPEYEALYDVLNPEALDALFAPREDGTPRSSGRVAFSYCGYDVVVTSDGDVEILD from the coding sequence ATGCTACTATCAGTGGAACGTTCGGGCGAAAGCATTCCCCTTAGTTTCAAGATCATTAACGCAATTGCCGAACGAGAAGGAGTAGAGGCGACCGAGATCGAACCACCGGAGTACGAAGCCCTTTACGACGTTCTCAATCCAGAAGCGCTCGACGCACTGTTTGCGCCTCGAGAAGACGGGACACCTCGCAGTTCCGGGCGAGTAGCGTTTTCCTACTGTGGATACGACGTCGTCGTCACGAGCGACGGCGACGTCGAGATCCTCGACTGA
- a CDS encoding ribonuclease H-like domain-containing protein, giving the protein MRIENSFIPVRGVGEKTERDLWAHGVTHWDEFDGSVVGPTVADRIESFIDDAHARLEAGDVSYFADAFPTSSHWRLYENVREDACFLDIETTGLDATRHEVTTVSVHRGGETTTFVRDRDLTATRLQAELEKASLLVTFNGKRFDVPFLETCYDVDASLPHVDLMYPCRRLGLEGGLKRIERDVGIDRDRPDISGRDAVRLWREYERGDDGALETLVEYNRADTANLETLMDVVTSRLHDDVFESVAATQRG; this is encoded by the coding sequence GTGCGAATCGAGAACAGTTTCATCCCCGTCCGGGGCGTCGGTGAGAAGACGGAACGGGACCTGTGGGCACACGGCGTCACCCACTGGGACGAGTTCGACGGCAGCGTCGTCGGACCGACGGTCGCAGACCGCATCGAGTCGTTCATCGACGACGCCCACGCTCGCCTCGAGGCCGGCGACGTCTCCTACTTCGCCGACGCGTTTCCCACCTCGAGTCACTGGCGACTGTACGAGAACGTACGCGAGGACGCGTGTTTTCTCGACATCGAGACGACCGGTCTCGACGCGACCCGCCACGAGGTGACGACGGTCAGCGTCCACCGCGGCGGCGAGACGACGACCTTCGTCAGAGACCGCGATCTGACCGCGACGCGATTGCAGGCCGAACTCGAGAAGGCGTCGCTGCTCGTCACGTTCAACGGAAAGCGCTTCGACGTCCCCTTTCTCGAAACGTGCTACGACGTCGACGCCTCGTTACCCCACGTCGACCTCATGTATCCGTGTCGCAGACTCGGGCTCGAGGGCGGGTTAAAACGAATCGAACGGGACGTCGGCATCGATCGCGACCGACCGGACATCTCGGGTCGCGACGCGGTCCGACTCTGGCGCGAGTACGAGCGCGGCGACGACGGCGCCCTCGAGACGCTCGTCGAGTACAACCGCGCCGATACGGCTAACCTGGAGACGCTGATGGACGTCGTCACCAGTCGACTCCACGACGACGTGTTCGAGTCGGTGGCTGCCACCCAGCGCGGATGA
- a CDS encoding DUF7547 family protein codes for MANRDEDLAESIDELTQTLRDLRHELEPRPEPRLRPPTPGELLRLTDEVAIPALVAILEANVRALEAFQRGLRLVRRDRDVRERTGRATDVTRTRATELRETTLEQLDGALAELQRALGEGALPQNRQARDLVEDARELRDEVDRRLRDAGEEVDAETKGRTIEIDDSTDDRPDESDVDVDAELETLKDQYGSDDAGDETDGDEPDDETGENES; via the coding sequence ATGGCCAACCGAGACGAAGACCTCGCGGAATCCATCGACGAACTCACACAGACGCTGCGCGACCTCCGCCACGAACTCGAGCCGCGTCCGGAGCCGCGACTGCGACCGCCGACGCCGGGGGAACTCCTCCGGTTGACCGACGAGGTCGCGATCCCCGCGCTCGTCGCGATCCTCGAGGCGAACGTCCGGGCACTCGAGGCGTTCCAGCGCGGTCTCAGGCTCGTCCGCCGGGACCGCGACGTTCGGGAGCGGACCGGGAGGGCGACCGACGTCACCCGAACGCGGGCGACCGAACTCCGGGAGACGACGCTCGAGCAACTCGACGGAGCGCTGGCAGAACTCCAGCGGGCGCTCGGGGAGGGGGCGCTGCCACAGAACCGCCAGGCACGCGACCTCGTCGAGGACGCACGCGAGTTGCGCGACGAGGTAGATCGACGACTGCGAGACGCCGGTGAGGAGGTCGACGCCGAGACGAAGGGCCGAACGATCGAAATCGACGACTCGACCGACGACCGACCCGACGAGTCGGACGTCGACGTCGACGCCGAACTCGAGACGCTGAAAGATCAGTACGGATCGGACGACGCCGGTGACGAGACAGACGGCGACGAACCGGACGACGAGACCGGCGAGAACGAGTCGTGA
- a CDS encoding nucleic acid-binding protein, with the protein MTMEAYRYENGSITYPGHPIGPDGSEPVETIDLSEYTAEVVTWTTSTATPPGVREPNTMAIVEFDVSEASDDASSSRTQSGDDGESVRALGQVTTDDVETGDTVRPVHVEELREPGAGIREPESQEWDGYRFEPV; encoded by the coding sequence ATGACGATGGAAGCCTACCGCTACGAGAACGGATCGATCACCTACCCCGGCCACCCGATCGGACCGGACGGGAGCGAACCAGTCGAGACGATCGACCTGAGCGAGTACACCGCGGAGGTCGTCACCTGGACGACGAGCACCGCGACGCCGCCAGGCGTGCGCGAGCCGAACACGATGGCGATCGTCGAGTTCGACGTCAGCGAGGCGTCCGACGACGCCTCGAGCAGCCGGACGCAGTCCGGCGACGACGGCGAATCCGTCCGGGCGCTCGGGCAGGTGACGACCGACGACGTCGAGACGGGCGATACGGTCCGACCCGTCCACGTCGAGGAACTCCGCGAGCCCGGCGCGGGGATCAGAGAACCGGAGAGCCAGGAGTGGGACGGCTACCGGTTCGAACCGGTCTGA
- a CDS encoding thiolase C-terminal domain-containing protein, with product MERVAIIGASMTQFGKREEWIRELLVEAGLACLEDAGVDPADVEHLYVSNMASGEFEGQSGVVNALVHDLDAMPAYTQRVDQTSSSGGAGIYAAWQSVASGASDMTLLVGGEKMTHRTTAEATDVIASLTHPVEYKHGVTLPSFAGLTARHYLERFDAPRESLAKVAVKNHKNGVDNPKAQFQKEIDLETAMESPIVADPLRLYDFCPITDGSAALMLCPESVAKEYTDEYVVIAGVDGATDTHVVHEREDPTIMGGVVESGEGAYEMSGYGPDDIDVAELHDMFTILEFLQMEGLGFAEQGEAWQLVEEGYTERDTGELPINTSGGLKSKGHPLGASGVAQAVEIYEQLMGEAGPRQVEADVGLTCNVGGFGNCVITTIMEAAR from the coding sequence ATGGAACGAGTCGCGATCATCGGGGCGTCGATGACCCAGTTCGGGAAACGCGAGGAGTGGATCCGCGAGTTGCTCGTGGAGGCCGGCCTTGCCTGTCTCGAGGATGCGGGCGTCGACCCCGCTGACGTCGAGCACCTGTACGTCTCGAACATGGCGAGTGGCGAGTTCGAGGGACAAAGCGGCGTCGTGAACGCGCTAGTTCACGACCTCGACGCGATGCCGGCGTACACCCAGCGCGTCGACCAGACGAGTTCGAGCGGCGGTGCAGGGATCTACGCCGCCTGGCAGTCGGTCGCCAGCGGGGCAAGCGACATGACGTTGCTCGTCGGCGGCGAGAAGATGACTCACCGGACGACCGCTGAGGCGACCGACGTCATCGCGTCGCTCACCCACCCGGTCGAGTACAAACACGGCGTCACGCTCCCTTCCTTTGCGGGCCTGACCGCGCGCCACTACCTCGAGCGCTTCGACGCGCCACGGGAGAGTCTCGCGAAGGTCGCCGTCAAGAACCACAAGAACGGCGTCGACAACCCCAAGGCGCAGTTCCAGAAGGAGATCGACCTCGAGACGGCCATGGAGTCGCCGATCGTCGCCGACCCGCTTCGACTGTACGACTTCTGCCCGATCACGGACGGCTCGGCGGCACTCATGCTCTGTCCCGAGTCGGTCGCGAAAGAGTACACCGACGAGTACGTCGTGATCGCGGGCGTCGACGGTGCGACCGACACCCACGTCGTCCACGAGCGGGAAGATCCGACGATCATGGGTGGCGTCGTCGAGAGCGGCGAGGGTGCCTACGAGATGAGCGGCTACGGACCCGACGACATCGACGTCGCAGAACTCCACGACATGTTCACCATCCTCGAGTTCCTCCAGATGGAGGGGCTTGGCTTCGCCGAGCAGGGCGAGGCCTGGCAGCTCGTCGAGGAAGGCTATACCGAGCGCGACACCGGGGAGTTGCCGATCAACACCTCCGGCGGCCTCAAGTCGAAGGGCCATCCGCTCGGGGCCAGCGGCGTCGCACAGGCGGTCGAAATCTACGAACAGCTGATGGGCGAGGCCGGTCCGCGACAGGTCGAGGCCGACGTCGGCCTGACCTGTAACGTCGGCGGCTTCGGAAACTGTGTCATCACCACCATCATGGAGGCAGCACGATGA